In bacterium, the genomic stretch ACCGAGCCCTCCTGGTCGCCCGTGGGGCCCAGCGTCACTGTCGCCCCCTCGCGCAGGTACCACACGTTGCCCCGCACCTCGGCCCACTCGGCCGTGGTGATGCTGCAGATGCGGTTCTGCTCGTCATGCCCCCAGATCGTCAGGCGCTCCAACTCGTTGGTCTTGGGGTTCATGTTGCCGACGTAGAAGATGCGACGCTGCGTCGGGTCGCGGAAGAAGACGTTGCGCTCCTGCTGGACGATGGGCTGCGCCAGGCCGATCTCGGCCAGGGCCTCGCGGGCCTTGCGCGACGCCGGCGGAGCGAGGCACTCCCCGCAGTACAGCGAGACGCCGCTGGCGATGACCCCGGCAAGAATGAGGCTGCGGCAGATCCGGGGGAAGCTGGCGCCCCCCGCGCGTATCGCCGTGATCTCCCCGTGATTGGCCAGTAGCGCCACCACCATCGCCACGCCCACCACCGTCCCGACCGGCATGGACCATGAGACGGCATGGGGGACGTGGCAGAGCAGGTACTTGAGGACGAGCCAGGGCGGCACTTCCCCACCCATGAACGCCGAGCCCATCTGCCGCGCCACGTCGCCGACCATGATGATGACGAAGGCGAACAACCCGATGAGGAAGGGCACGACGAGTTGGCCCAGGATGTAGCGGTCGAGGAGTCGCATGGTTGGGTGGAACCCGTGGGCACTGCGCGAAGCTCTGGGAGGCTGTGGGAGCGGTCACCGACCGCGATCGGCCGCCGGTCGCAGGGAGTTGTGGGAGCGGTCACCGACCGCGATCGGCTGCGGGTCGCGTGAGGTTGTGGGAGCGGTCACCGACCGCGACGGGCTGCCGGTCGCGGTCGGTGACCGCTCCCACGGCTTCCCCGCCTCTCACAGGGCTCCGGCCGCTCGGCTCCCGTCCTCAGTCCTCCAGCACCACAAACGCCACAGCGTTGTCGCGTTCGTGCGAGAGACTAATGTGGATGTTGGACACCCCGGTCCGGTCGGCAAGTTCCCTGGCCCCACCCGACACCGACAGCACCGGCCGCCCCGTGTCCTCCGTCGCGACCTCGATCTCCAGGAAGGTCAACTCTCTCCCCCACCCCGTGCCGATGGCCTTCATGAAGGCCTCTTTGGCGGCGAAGCGCGCCGCATAGCGCTCGTCACACGCGGGCCCGTTGCCGCACCGCTGCTGCTCCACCGGGGTGAAGACGCGATCCAGGAACCGCGCCCCATACTTGAGGCGCAGTTGCGAGAGCCGATGAACGTTACAGATGTCTACGCCAATGCCGAGGATCATAGGGTGAGGGTTGGGGGTCAAGGGTCGAGGGTTAAGGGTAACGACAGCCACGGCGATCCGGGGCGCGGCTCATGGACGGCCTGCACCGGCCGTTGCCGTTACCCTTGACCCTGGCCCCTCGACCCTCCACCCTATTCGTGTATCCACACGGGTGTGCCGACTGGTATGTTGTTGTACAGCTCGATGGCGTTGCTGTTGTAGGTGCGCAGGCAGCCGCCCGAGATCCGCCGCCCGATGGACGACGGCTGGTTGGTGCCATGGATGCCGATGACGCGCCCGGTAGCCCGCCCGCGGGCGGTCGTGCCCAGCCAGCGCGCCCCCAGCGGGTTGCGCGAGCTGCCGCCGGGCATGTGCTCGCCCCAGTACGCCTCCCACGGCGGCCACACAGCTTTGTTCTGGATATGGAAGTGCCCGACCGGGGTGTTCTCCCCGGCGCCGGTGCACAGCGGGTACTGCTTGATGGGCTGGCCCAGGAAGAAGACCTGCAGCCAGCGCCCCGAACGGCTGATCTCCATGCTGTACATGCGCTCGCGCACGATCACGTACAGCTTCTTGTCCCCGCGCGTGAGCTTGAACCAATTGCCGTCGCGGCTGGCCTGGATCTTGACCTCGCAGAGCTGCTCGAGCACCTTCACCGGGGCGCGCAACTGGCCGTATTCGGCCAGCACGGGCGCCGGCAGGGGCAGCGGCTTGTAGTTGCGCAACGCCGCCGGCTCCCCGGGGGTGAAGGTGATGAGGGCATCGGGCAGGATGATGCTGCCCTGCACGTCGCCCTCACTCCACTTGACCTCGCCGCCGAGGGCATCCAACACGGGCGCCAGGGCCACGTAAGCGATGTCGTCCTTCTCCTGGGCCAGGACATACGGCCGATAGGTCGCCAACATGCGGCGCGCGCGGCGGCCCAGGTCGCCCCCATCCCCCACCTCGGCGACCTTCATCTCCGGCGGGGCCAGCCCACCGAACACGCTCACAGTCCCGTTGCCGCCGCGTAGCGCCTGTCTGGAGACCGGCACATAGGCCACGGGCTCCAGCCCCGCAGCCCTCAGGGCGTTACCGTCGGGACCAAAGGACTGCAGCGCGGCGAGGTCCGCGAACTGCACCCCCAGGAAACACAGGCCGGAGAAGATGATGAGGAAGCTAAGGCGGAACCAGAGCTGGTAGCGATGCGGCCAGGGCTGCTTCATGGCGATCCCATTAGGAGCCAGTGGCTCGGCGTCGGTCGCGGCAGGCAGGTGCCTATTGCTCGCAGGACGAAGTGTTTCCTGCAAGCAGCCTACCAGAACCGTGGACATCCTGCAATGGGGGGCCGGTCATGCGCCCCGCGTGGGGTATGAGACCCGTGGCACGCCATTATCTCCATGCCGGCAGCCTGCTCTGCGTGCTGCTCGTCGTCTGCTCCGCCGGCCCGGCCGCACCGACCGCCGGCGGCCGAGTTGCCGTGCTCTGGCAGCGGGCGGAGGCCCAACTCAGCCTGGAGAGGTCGCTGGCGGCGCTCCAGACGGCGCGGCAGGCTGTCCGCCTCGCCCCGCGCAGCGCCGATGCCTGGGCGCTCATGTCCCTCGTCCTATTCGAGGTCGCCCCCGAACTCGACTTCACGACGATGGACATCGCCGACACGGCGAACCATGCGGCTCGTCTGGGCGCCTCGTCCAAAGTGTGGCTCGTCATCGGTCTGTGCAACTGCTTCTGCGGGCCGGAGACTGAGCAGGGCCTCGACTGCCTGCGCCGGTCGCTGCAGTTGAACCCGACCTACGCCCGCGCCCACGCGATGCTCGGTGAGGGCCTGTGGGACACCGGGCGCACCGAGGAGGCCCTCGCGGAGCTGCGCGAGGCGGTCCGGCTGGCGCCGCGCGAGTCACGCTGGCATCTGAGCCTGAGCCGGCGACTGGGCGAGCTGAATCGCCTCGACGACGCACTCGCCGAGAACGACCTGGCCCGGCGCTGGGCCGCGACGAACCTGCAGCTCTCGTATACCCACCACGAGCGGGCCTGGCTGCGGGCCTACCAGGGGAGCTGGCCGGAGGCCGTGGAAGAGGCGCGACTCGGTTGTGCGTTGCTGCCCGACGACCTGGAAGCGACCCTCCGGGCGGCGGCGGCCGTGGCTCAGCACTGCTCGACGCCGATCGTGAACAATGGCCGCCAGATGCGCGCCGAGGCGACGTTCGGGGCCATCCTGGCGCTCCACGGCGACTTCGCCCGCGCGGACCGTGTCCTGGCAGAGGCCTGGGCCGACTGGGACGGCGGCTTCGCCTCTCCGGCGCGGGCGTACGTGCTGGCCCAGCTTGACCGACCAGACGAGGCCCGGCGCTACCTGCCTTGCCAGGAGTCCTGGCGGGAGTATCCCCAGAGCCTGCGGGAGGTCCTTTTCCTGGCCAAAGCGTATCAGGCGGTAGGGGATGTCGCCCGGGCGCGGGCCGCGTGCGATGTGGGCCTGCGGCGCTGGCCTGCGCATCCGTTGTGCAACCAACTGCGTGCCCTGCAGGCGGAACTCCCCGCCGCGCAGTGACGCTGACACCACCCGAACCACCACATAGGAGCAGAACATGGACCTGAGCTTGCCTGTCGTCCACATCGTCGCCGAGACGCTCCCCGAGGGTTGGGAGCGAGCCGTACTGGAGTGCTGGGAGCGTGGCGCGACCATCGCCACCCAGTATGACAAACCGGGCGATCCGCCCAGCCGCGATGTCTCGCTCTTCCTGGCCGTCGCCGACCCCTTCGCCGAGCCGCGCATCCACCGCGCCATGCCCGGCGGCTTCCAGGACCTCGAAGTCTACCGCCAGGAGGTCGTGGACGGCATCCACGACCACTGGATTGCCCCCGAAGAGGGCAAGTGGCAGTACTCCTATCACGAGCGCATCGCTACATACACCGTGCCCGGCCTGGAGGCGCCCATCAACCAGGTGGACTACGTGGTCAGCGCTCTGACCGCCGCCCCGCATACGCGCCGGGCCCAGTGCGTGCTCTGGAAACCCTGGACGGACCCCGACTGCGAGCACCCCGCGTGCCTGCAGCGCCTGTGGTTCCGCATCTTCGACGACCGCCTGCTGCTGGCCGCCCACATGCGCTCGAATGACGCCTACAAGGCCTCGTTCATGAACATGTACGCCTTCACCGACCTGCAGCGGCATGTGGCCGAGCGGCTCAGCGAGAGCCTCGGCCGGAAGATCAAGGTCGGGCAGTACAACCATGTGGTGGACAGCTTCCACATCTACGGCTCGTACTTCGATGAGTTCAAGGGCTTCCTGCAGACCGTCGAGGTCCGCTCGTTCGACCAGCGCACCTACCGCACCGAAGACGTGCAGATCTTGATTGACGAGGCCCGGGAGAAGATCGCCGCCTCGCTGGCGAAGGAACGCACTGAGGGCAGCGCATGAGGCTCCTGCGCCTCTGCCTGCTCGTGCTGCTGGGGGCCTCCGCAGCCCACGCTCAGAGCGACGAGAGCCACCTCACGAAGGCCATCAGCCGCGGGCTGGAGGCGGCGACGGCGGCCATGCCCGCGGTTCGCTACCTGGACGACGGCGCACAGCAGCGCGAGACGGGGCGGCGGATGATGGACGCGCTGCTCATTGACACCGCCGCCACCTACGGCCTGAAGTGGGCGATCAAGTCGCCCCGACCCCGTGGCGGGGACGATGGCTTTCCCAGCTACCACACGTCGGCGGCCTTCGCCACAGCGGTGGCACTGCTGGAGCGCGAGCCGAAGGCGACATGGTTCGCGCTGCCACTGGCGGCAACGGCGGGGTGGGCGCGAGTAGACCTGGAGGAGCACACGTGGGCGCAGGTGATCGCCGGAGCCGCGCTGGGAGCGTTCGTCGGGCACATGTGCGGTAGTGGCCAGTGGCGCATGATCGGCCGCGGCGATCCTCTGCCCGCCGAGACGGCGCAATCGGGGGAGGCGGCGGTCGCGTTCCGGGGGCCGTCCTCCCCCCCGCGTGGGGCCGGCCCATGGGCCTCGCCTCGATCCACGGTTCTGTGGCGCACGGAGTTCTGACTGGCGGCCGCGGCGAGGGTGCTCGGCCGAGACCGCAAGAAAATGGGGCGACTCGGCCTTCCAGGGCCGTTGACAGGCCCTGGTGCTGTTGTTATACTCAACCTTGACACCCCGCGGCCACAGACGTGATGAGGCCGCCTCGCCCGATCCCCGGGTACATTTCTCGTTGACTGCGCGCGACTTCATCAGGCGACTGAACGCCTGCAACAGTGTCTTATCGGCACGGCCCCTGGCATGACTCCGCCTTACCCCCAGTGCATTGTTCGCTCCTGCTGCGTCCGTTCACCCGGTCGCGGCTTGTCGGTCACGACTGCCTCCACGCTCACCACAGGAATGGGACATGGCAGCTAGCTCGTCCACCCACGACACCATCATCGTTCTGGATTTCGGCGCTCAATACGTCCAGCTCATCGCCCGCAAGGTGCGTGAGCAGGACTGCTACTCCGAGATTCTCCCGTTCGACACGCCCGTCGCCGCGCTGCTGGAGCGGCGCCCGGCCGGCATCATCCTGTCCGGCGGGCCCTCCAGCGTCTACGAAGAGGGCGCGCCGACCGTGGACCCGGAGCTGTTCGAGGCCGGCATCCCCATCCTGGGGATCTGCTACGGCGAGCAACTCATGGCCCACCTGTGCGGCGGCGAAGTCACCCCCGGCGCCGAGCGCGAGTACGGCCATTCCGAACTGGACGTCGTCGCTGAGGGCGAGCTGCTCCAGGGCATCGCCAGCCCCACCCAGGTTTGGATGAGCCACGGGGACCGCGTGACGGTCGCGCCGCCGGGGTTCGAGGTCTTGGCCAGCAGCCCCAACGCGCCCATCGCCGCCATGGGCCACGCCGACCGCAAGCTCTATGGCGTCCAGTTCCACCCCGAGGTGCACCACACGCCCTGCGGTAGCACTGTCCTGCGCAACTTCCTGTACAACGTGTGCGGCTGCCGGGGCGACTGGAAGCCCGGATCGTTCATCGAGGAGACCGTGCAGGCGCTCCGGGCCCAGATCGGCGACAAGCGGGTGCTTTGCGCGCTCTCCGGCGGGGTAGACTCGTCGGTGGCTGCCGCACTGCTCAACCGCGCCGTGCCCGAGCAGCTCACCTGCATGTTCATTGACCACGGCCTGCTGCGCAAGCACGAGGCCGAGCAGGTACAGGCCGTCTTCTGGCCCATGCTCGGCGACCGGTTCGTCTTTGTGGACGCCACGGACACCTTCCTGGACAAGCTGGAGGGCGTCAGCGACCCCGAGCAGAAGCGCAAGATCATCGGTGAGACGTTCATCCGCGTCTTCGAGGAAGAGAGCGGCAAGCTGGGGGTTTTCGAGTTCATCGTCCACGGCACGCTGTACCCCGATGTGATCGAGAGCGGCGGGGGCGCCACGGCTACCATCAAGACACACCATAATGTCGGCGGCTTGCCCGCCGATATGAAGTACACCAATGTCGAGCCGCTGCGGCGGCTGTTCAAGGACGAAGTGCGGCGTCTGGGGCGCGAGTTGGGGCTGCCCGAAGAGATCGTCCAGCGCCAGCCCTTCCCCGGCCCCGGCCTGGCGGTGCGCGTCGTCGGCCCCCTCTCCCGCGACCGCATCGCGCTGGTGCGCGAGGCGGACGCCATCATGCGCGAGGAGATCGGCCTGGCCGGCTGGGCCGACCAGATCAGCCAGTACTTCGCCGTGCTGCTGGACACGCGCAGCGTCGGTGTCATGGGCGACGGCCGCACCTACGCCCACCCCATCGTCCTGCGCGCCGTCACGACCGAGGACTACATGACGGCCGACTGGACGAAGCTGCCGCCGGAGCTGCTCGCCAAGATCGCCACCCGCATCGTCAACGAACTCAAGGGCGTCAATCGCGTCCTGTACGACATCACGACGAAACCCCCCGGAACCATCGAATGGGAATAGCGCCCGCTGCTGACTGGGAGCATGACCTCGCCTCGGTGTTGCTGACCGAGGAGCAGATCCAGGCCCGCGTTGCGGAGATGGCGGCCGAACTGGCCGCCGAATACCGCGACAAGCACCCGCTGCTCATCGGCGTCCTGAAAGGCTCGATCGTCTTTCTGTCCGATCTGATGCGGCGGCTGTGCTTCCCGCTGGAGATAGACCTCGTCTGCTGCTCCAGCTACGGCCACTCCTCGGAGTCCAGCGGTGAAGTGCACCTGCGCCTGGACCTGTCGAAGGAGCTGGCGGGCCGACATGTCCTGCTGGTCGAGGACATCGTGGATACCGGCCTGACGCTGTCACGACTGTGTGACTTGCTCCGGGAGCGACAGCCGGCGTCGCTGAAGGTCTGCTGTCTGCTGAGCAAGCCCTCGCGACGCGAGGTGGACATGCAGCCGGACTATGTCGGCTTTGAGATTCCGGACGAATTCGTTGTGGGCTACGGCCTGGACTACGCGGAGCGCTATCGCTGGCTGCCCCACGTGGCGGTCGTGAAGCCGGAAGCCTACCGGTAGGGTAAAGAAGCGGGGCCGGTCCCCGACGAACAAGAAGCTTAGAGGTGCCTTCAGATGCTAGAGCTGGCCGAACTGCAGCGGATGACCGTGGAGCAACTGCGCGATGTCGCCGCCGAGATGAAGATGGAGGGGGTCAAGGGCATGCGCAAGCAGGACCTGTGCATGCGCATTCTCTCGGAACAGAGCGAGCAAAGCGGCCACAAGTACGGCTACGGCATCCTCGAGACCATGCCCGACGGTCGCGGCTACCTGCGCGTGGACGGCTACAAGCCCGATCCGCAGAAGGACGTCTACGTGGCCGACACGCAGATCAAGCGCTTCGGCCTGCGTACCGGCGACCTGGTCAGCGGCCCCATCCGCCCGCCCAAGGACACCGAGCGGTACTGGTCGCTCCTGCGGGTGCAGACGATCAACGGTGCGGCCCCCGAGGAGATGCGGCATCGCCCTCACTTCGAGGAGCTCACCCCGATCTACCCCAATGAGCGCCTGTACATGGAGACCGAAGGCCCCGACGGCTTCGCTGGACGGTTCCTGGACATCGTCACCCCGGTCGGGCGCGGGCAGCGCGGGCTCATCGTGGCTCCGCCCAAGGCCGGCAAGACGACCATCATCAAGCAGATCGCCAACGCCCTCACCCGCAACTACACCGACATGATCCTCATGGTGCTGCTCATTGACGAGCGCCCTGAAGAGGTCACCGACATCGCGCGCTCGGTGGATGGCGAAGTCATCGCCTCGACGTTCGACGAGATGCCCGAGAACCACATGCGCGTGGCCGACGCCGTCCTGGCCCGCGCCAAGCGCCTGGTGGAGCAGGGCGAGGATGTCGTCGTGCTGATGGACAGCATCACCCGCCTGGCCCGCGCCAGCAACCTGACCGTGGACCCCAGCGGCCGCACGCTGTCGGGCGGTCTCGACCCGACGGCCCTCTACCGGCCCAAGCGCTTCCTCGGCGCCGCCCGCAACATCGAGCATGGCGGCAGCCTCACCATCCTGGCCACCATCCTCGTCGAGACCGGCAGCCGCATGGATGACATGATCTTTGAGGAGTTCAAGGCGACCGGCAACATGGACCTCGTGCTGTCGCGCGAGCTGGCGGACCGCGGAATCTTCCCGGCCATTGACATCCAGCGCTCCAGCACCCGCCACCAGGAACTGCTTTTCAACGATGAGGAGATGCAGAGCGTCTGGCAGTTGCGCCGCGCCCTGCATGCGCTCGACACCGTCGAGGCCACCGAGCTGCTCCTGTCGGGCCTGCGCAAGACCCGCAGCAACCAGGAGTTCCTGGCCATGGCTGTCGAGACGTTCAGCCGCTAGCGTCGCCGCGGCGGCGCCGCTCCCTCCGAGCCCCGGGCGAAACACGATGTGGTGTCGGGACTCTAATCACACTGAACATCGCAGTCCCAGTGGAGGAACATCATGCCGAACCTGCGTCCGATCCCGCTGCGCGGCTCGCTCATTATCCTGCTGGCGGCCCTGCCGCTGCTGGGCGCCTGCCAGCCGGCCGCGCCCACCGGCACGGCCGCCCCGGCCCTGTCCGAGGCCGAGCAGACCGCCAACAACCTCGCCGAGGACATCAGCCTGCTCTACACGCTGAACCGTCTGGACCTGCAGCCGGCCCAGCTCAACCCGCTGTACGCAGTGGCCGTGCAGGCCCAGCAGGCGCGCGCGAAGGCCGAGCCGCCGCGTCAGGCCGCGCTGGCCCAGCTCGTGCCCCTGCTGCGCGAGAAGCGGTCGCTGATGCTACAGGACCAGGATGTCCCCGCCGACCTGGAGAAGCAGTTGCGCGCGGCCCAGGACAAGATGGATGAAGCCGAGGAGAACAAGGGGCAAGCGGCGCTGGCCGCGGTCCCCGAGTTGCGCAAGGTGCTCACCGCCGACCAGGTCGCGATCATCACCGGCGCCGACGAAGCGCGCTCCCAGGCTGAGGACCTGCTCGACTGGGTCCGCCAGCTTTCCCCCGGCACGTATGCCGAGGAGGCCAAGGCCAACGCCGATCAGCTGGCCGATCCCGAAGTGAAGCTGACGGCCGCCGACATCATGAAGGTCTTCGACGAAGCGCGGAAGCTGTCGGCCGCCGATTATGCCGCCAAGAAATCGCAGCTTGTCGCCAAGCTGGCGCCGCTGTACGCGCCGACGGCGGAGGCGGCTGACCAGGCCCTGGCGGACTTCGTGGGCTCCGCACGGCTCACTGTCCTGTTGCAGGAGCGGGGCGCCAAGTAGGCTTCCTCCCTGTCGCTTGCGCCCCGACCGGGGGTCGGGGAAGGCTTGTTATGCGTATTGCCATCTTCACGAACACCTACTGGCCGACCGTCAACGGGGTGGCTATCTCGATCGCCAACCTCCGTACGGGTCTGCAGCAGTTGGGCCATGCCGTGCACGTCTTCGCTCCGGCCCCGGCGGGGTTCGACACCGCCCGGGACGAGAAGGGCATTTCGCGCTTCCCGGCGCTCCCGGCCCCCGTCGAGGCGGATTACCACCTGGCCCTCCCTGTCGCCCCCCGCGTCACCCGCGCCCTGATGAAGCACAGCTTCGATCTCGTCCACACGCACCACCCGATGTGGGTGGGCGTGTGGGGGCAGTGGTATGCCCGCTGGATGGGCCTGCCGCTGGTCACCACCATCCACACCCAGTACGAGATCTACAGCAAGCTCGTGCCTTTGCCCGACGAGATGGTGGACCAGTACCTACGCGTCCGGGTGCGGAGCTACTGCAACCGGTGCGACCTGGTGACGACCCCCGCCGAGAGTTCGCGCGGCCGCCTGCGTGACCTGGGTGTCAAGCGCCCCATCGAGGTCATCTACAACCCGACCGACCTCTCCGCGCTCTGGCATGCCGACGGGGCGCCCATCCGCAAGCAGTACGGCTGCGGGCCGGATGACTTCCTCCTGGGCTATGTGGGGCGCCTGGCGCCGGAAAAGAACCTCTCGGCCCTGCTGGATGCCGCCGAGATCATCCTGCCGCAGATGCCCCAGGTCCGGCTGCTGCTCGTCGGCGACGGGCCGTCGCGTCCGGCGCTCGAGGAGCGCGCCCGCGCCATCCCAGGCGGGGACCGCATCATGTTCGCCGGCCGCATCGAGCACGAACGGGTGCCGCAGTACGACGCCGCGCTCGATCTGTTCATCACGCCCAGCATGTTCGAGGTGCAGCCGCTGTCATTCGCCGAGGCCATGGCCGCCGCCACGCCCGTGATCGCCATGGACGCCCCGGGCGGCAACGACATGGTGGAGGATGGCGTCAACGGCCGTCTGGTGCCCCCCGATGAGCAGGGCCAGGGCCTGGCCCGCGTAGCTCGGGAAGTGCTCAGCGATCCGGACGGTCTGCGGCAGATGAGCGAACGGGCCCGGGACTGGGCCACCCGCTACGACCGTATGACAGTAGTGCGGAGGGTGCTGGAGGTCTACGAACGGGCGACGGAACTGCACCGCGCCCACGCTACCTGAGCGCCAATGCCGCTGGAGGACCAGTGGCCACGTATGGCGAACCATCCCGGGCGCCTCGTCACCGAGGCGCCTCATTCATGTTTGTGGAGGTGGCTCTCTTGGAGCCTGTAAGGACGGCACTGGTTGGTATCTCAGGCATCGGCGGCTATCATCGCGGCATTCTGCATGACGCCGGTGAGGTCGAGTTTGTGGCGGCGGCAGACCGCTGGCAAGACCGCGAGCGCGTGCAGGAGGCCATGGCGGCCCTCCAGGAGCAGGGCGTGCCCGTGTACGGCGACACCATCGAGATGCTCGACGCCGTGGACGTCGAGGCGGTCGTCATCGCGACCCCGCACCCCTATCACGCCCCGTACACCGACGCGTGCCTCGAGCGCGGGCTGCATGTGCTGTGCGAGAAGCCCTTTCCCATCCTGGCCTCCGACGGCATGGCCCTCGTGGAGAAGGCGCGGCAGAAGAAGCTCTTCGTCGGCGTGGACTTCCAGTATGCCGGCTACGAACACTCCCTGGCGCTCAAGGACCTTATCTGCAACGGCGACCTGGGCGAGCTGCGTGAGATCATCGGCGTGATGGAGTGGAAGCGCACCGATGAGTACTACCTGCGGGCCGACTGGGCCGGCAAGCGCTACTACGACAACCTGCCCTGCTGGGACGGCGTGCTGATGAACCAGGCCGTGCACCTCCTCAACTCGTCGCTACAGATGGGCACCCGCGAGCGCGCCCGCGCCATCCCGCAGCGCCTGCAGGCCGAGATGTACCGGGTCCACGACATCGAGTGCGAGGACACCGCGTGCATCCGGGCGGACCTGGGCGAGGCCACGCTGCACTTCTACGCCACCACCTGCTGCGACGCCGACCATCGCACCACCCTGGACATCATCGGCACCAAGGGCCGCGCCAGTTGGGACACCAGCAAGGCGGTCGTGCAGATCGAGGGCAAGGACGAGATCGTGTTCGACATGCCCACGGACCGCAACGCCATCCACTCCAACCTGATGCAGTGCATCCGGGGCGAGGCGAAGGAACTGCTCGCGCCGGCCAGCGAGTCGGTCAAGCCGACGCTGACGATCAACGCCGCATACCTGTCGTCGGGCAGCATCCCGCGCGTCAGTTGGGACGAGTTGGGCGACGCCCGCAGCCTGCTGGATCAGGCCGCCGACGAGCGGAAGCTCCTGTCGGAGATGAGCGTGTCATGGGGACGGAGCACAGAGGTCGTCGAGCAAGCTGATTTCACGAAGTTCGCGGGGCTGGAGGACGACTGAGCACGGCGGGAACGTGGGAGCGCCGGAGGCGCGGCTCACGCTAGGCATGGGCGGAAGCCCCCGTCACAACAGCCGACCTCCTCCCCCCACCGGAGACACAACGGGGACAGGCCACATGGCCTGTCCCCGCTCGATTCCTCTTCGGGCCGTGCCTCAGGCGAGCATCCGCCAGAGCGACGCCCCCTCCCCTCCCCCACCC encodes the following:
- a CDS encoding Gfo/Idh/MocA family oxidoreductase; the protein is MEPVRTALVGISGIGGYHRGILHDAGEVEFVAAADRWQDRERVQEAMAALQEQGVPVYGDTIEMLDAVDVEAVVIATPHPYHAPYTDACLERGLHVLCEKPFPILASDGMALVEKARQKKLFVGVDFQYAGYEHSLALKDLICNGDLGELREIIGVMEWKRTDEYYLRADWAGKRYYDNLPCWDGVLMNQAVHLLNSSLQMGTRERARAIPQRLQAEMYRVHDIECEDTACIRADLGEATLHFYATTCCDADHRTTLDIIGTKGRASWDTSKAVVQIEGKDEIVFDMPTDRNAIHSNLMQCIRGEAKELLAPASESVKPTLTINAAYLSSGSIPRVSWDELGDARSLLDQAADERKLLSEMSVSWGRSTEVVEQADFTKFAGLEDD